The genomic window GGCGTTGCGAAAGCCGTTTTGCATGAACATCAGCACCACGGCAAAACCAACTCCCGCGGCGCCCAGTAGTAGGCGTCGCCAATCGGCAGTCAGGTTTTTCCAGGCAAGCGGAGTGCGCATTTCGAAATCTAAAACAGGTTCGCCGGTTCAGCTTTGGAGAGTTTGCGAAGCGCGATCAGACCCGCGGCGCTACACATCAGGATCGACAGCACGGCCACCAACACGACGCGTTCGCCCGTCATGCGGATCGGAACGCCGGCAAACTGCGAGGTCACGGCGTACAGTCCCAGGGCGACCAACAGCGCCGGTGGCAGCGCGATCAGCGCCAGCATCGCCGCTTGCGACAGCAGGACTTTGCCCAGGAACCGATTGGAGTAGCCGATCGCTTTGAGCGTCGCGTATTCGGGCAGGTGAGCCAATACGTCGGCGGCCAGTACCATGTAGCAGATGACGCCGCCCACGATCACCGCCAGCGCAACGCCCATGGCAAAAATGATTCCGATCGGCGTTTCGGTATACCATCGCCGGCGTTCTCGCTGCATCGCCTGTTCGACCGACAGGACTTCGCTTTCGGACGCTTCACCGCCCATCTGTGCCAGCGCCGCTTCGACGGATTGCCGCGTTTGCTCCAGTGGTACGCCGGGTCGGTTGCGGACCAACAGCATCGAAACGCGATCGGGATCGGCTCTTGGTGCGATCCGCAAAAAGCCTTCGCGGCTGGTTACGATCTGGCCATTGGCGGCCAGCCCCGTGCCCATTTCAAAGGTTCCGGCGATCCGCACGCGTTTGCCCAGGGCGGCGGTAGTGCGTCCCACGTCGGCGGACGAAAACGTGCGCCCGTCGACCGGCCCCAGGTCGGCCCTACTGGTGCGGTCGATCAACACATGATCGGGATGCATCAGCAGCGGCAGTTGACGAGTCACCTCGGGCAATTGCAGCGGACTGTCGTGAATGTCCACTCCCATTACGGCGACGACGCGAAACTCATGATCGTTTGGGTTCTGCCACGACGTTACGCTCAGATCCAACACCTGGACCGCGGCAACTTCGGGCAGCACCGCAAGACGGTGTTCGATGTCGCGGGGAATCGAACGCGGGTCGTAGGCGTGCAGGTACTGCGGCGAGCGGACGACCAGGTCACAGGGCAAACGTTCGTAGACGTTGTTGGCCGTATCGCCGACGGCGCCTAGGAATCCCAATTGCATGAACATCAACAAGATGGCAAACGCGATCCCGCCGATCGACACGATCGTTCGCGCCGGCTGATGCGTCAGGTTCTTCCATGCCAGGGGCGTGCGGTTCATCAATCCTCGAGGGCGATTGCCACATCGACTTGCAAGTGGATCAGGTCGGCCGCGCGGGGGGCGTCGTCCGGTTCAATCTGGATCACGACTTCGCCGCTGCGATAATCGACCCGAGCCATTGGATTGGGGCTGGGCAGCTGGGGCGAGCCGATCAGTCGGCTGATCGAACGCACGGTGCCTTGGAGCGAACCGTCGATCGCTGCGCTGGTGATCGAAGCCCGTGCGCCGGTTTTCACTTTGGAAAGCTGTGAGACGTTCACTTCGACTCGGCAGATCATGTCGGACAGGTCGGCGATCTGCAGGATCGGTTGGCCGGTGGTCGGCTGGCCGGGGTGCATGTGGACGGCTACCACCGTGCCATCGATGGGGCTGAGCAGTTTGCTGGCGTCGACCTGCAGTTGCAACAATTTGATTTGTTCGTCCAACGATTCGACCGGCATCGCGGCTTTGCCCGATTCGATAGCCACCTCGGCGGCTCGCAGTTCCTGCTCGGCGGCTTTGACGGCCAAGTCGCCGGCTTGGCTGGCCGCGCGGGCTTCGGCGCGGGCGGCGGCCAGATCCGAGCGAGCTTGGTCGACGGCCAGTTGCTGTTGATCCAGCGTGCTGGACGTGATCAAGCGACCGGCGGCAGGGTCGTTGGAGGCGGTTCGCATCTGAGCCAATTTGCTTTCCGCCAAAGCGACTTGTTGGTCCAACAGGTCCAGTGTGCCGCCGCTGGCCTGGGCCAGCTCGAATTTTTCCTTGGCTTGTTGAACTTGCAAACGGGCTTGTTCGAGTTGCGTGCGAGCCACTTCCAGTTTGGCCTGTGCGACGGCCTGCTCGGCATCTGCGGTCGCCTGAGCTTCCTTGCGTTGGGCCACGGCGACGGCCAATTCGCCCTCCCGCGCCGCCTGACTGACCAGTCGTCCCAAGGTGTCTCCGGCCTGGACCTTCTGGCCGGCCGAGACCTCCAGCGACTCCAGACGGTCGCCGGGCGGGGCCAGCACCGAAATCACCCCGTTGCTCGGTTCCAGCTGGCCTTGTGCTAAGATGGCCTCATCGCCGGACGCCCCCAGAGCCACCAAAGCCGGCACGGCGGTCACATCTTCGAACCGATCGACCGGTGCCGCATCGGGCTGGCAACCGGCCGATGCGATCGCCAAGGCCCCCATCACGCACCCAGGTACGGTAAAAAGCCGGCGGAAGGTTGTCGAGGTTTTGAATGCAGGCATTAAACTTGCTGTGTGAGGTTCGCTGGTCGATAAATAGATCAGTGAAACGTGACCGTGTTCCGGTAAAGGTAGAACATTTCGTATGGCCGACGAAGCTAGTATGACAGAAATCGTTCCGGCGACCCAGTTTGATACACAATCCGGGCGACGCGCGGCGATCGAAGTCCGCGGTGTCGAACACTTCTTCGGCAACGGCGATGCCCGCAAGCAGGTGCTGTTCAATAATAATCTGATTGTGCGGCCAGGCGAGATCGTGATCATGACCGGCCAAAGCGGTTCCGGAAAGACGACGCTGCTGACCTTGATCGGAACGTTGCGGCGCGTCCAAACAGGCGAATTGTTTGTCTTGGGCCAAGGCGTGCATCAATCGTCGGTCGCTCAGATCAATCAGTTGCGGCGGCGATTGGGCTTTATCTTTCAAGCTCACAACCTGTTTTCTTCTCTGACGGCCCTGCAGAATGTGCGGATGGCGCTGGAATTGCAGCCGCAGCGGCGGTCGCGGAGCGAAGAAAATCGTCGCTGCCAGGAAATGCTGGAAGCGGTCGGTCTGGGGGAACGCGTGCACTACAAGCCGAGGGGGCTGTCCGGCGGTCAGAAGCAACGCGTCGCGGTGGCTCGCGGTTTGGTCCACCAGCCGGAAATCCTTCTCGCTGACGAACCCACGGCCGCTCTGGATGAAGAATCGGGCCGCAAAGTCGTCACGTTGTTCCAGCAACAAGCCCGCGAACGGGGCACCGCGATCGTGATCGTGACCCACGACAACCGCATCCTGGATGTGGCCGACCGGATCGTCAAAATGGATTTCGGCACGATCGCGCGGGATACGCGGGTTAGTGAGGCCTCGAACATCGGCGAAATGTTGTCACGGTGCAGCATTTTCGACGGCGTTACCATCCGCACCATGACCCAACTGGCCGATCGCATGAAGGCTCAACCCTACAAAGCCGGTTCGCGGATCATTCGACAAGGCGATCCCGGCGACACTTTTTATCTGATCCGCGACGGAGAAATGGAAGTCCGCCGCGATCCCGGCAACCGCTTGGTCGCGACCATCGGCCCCGGCGACTTTTTTGGCGAAACCGCGCTGCTGACCGGGGAACCACGCAATGCCCATGTCGACGCCAAAACCGATGGCGTGGTCTATACGCTGGACGCCCAATCGTTCCGCGAAGCGATGGGAGAACGCGCGTCGCTGGATCAAGAAGTCCGCAGTACGCTGTTTGCCAACTGATGCAGCCTGATCTACCCATGCAATGGATCGAGGACCTCAGCGATCCGCGACTGGACGTGTTTCGCAAGCTTCGCGCGGCCGCGACCCGGCCGGCGGGCGAATTCTTTGTCGCCGAAGGCCGCAACGTGGTCGAACGGCTATTGGCCAGCGACTTCGAAGTTGTCTCGCTGCTGTGCAGTGTCGCTTGCGAAGACTGGTTGGCGGAGCAACCTCTGGCCGCCGAAACCGAGCTGTTGCGGGTGAACAACCAACAGATTCGCGAACTGGTGGGGTTTGATTTTCACCGCGGCGTGTTGGCTTGCGCACGGCGGCGACCCCGTGACGCTGCACAGCGCCTGCCCACCCTGGCCTCCCGTCAGATCATGCTGGCCCTGTGTGAAGTCACCGACGCAGAAAACGTGGGCAGCATCGTTCGCACGGCCACGGCATTGGGAGTCACGGATATCCTGCTATCGAAGGGCTGTGCGGATCCGTTCTCGCGGCGAGCCTTACGGGTCAGCATGGGAACCGTGCTGCAGCAAAAGTTTTGGAACAGCCCCGATATGGCGGCTAGTTTGTCGACGCTCCGCGACACGCAGGCCTGCCGAATTGTGGCCACAACGTTGGGCCAGGACGCTGTCGAGCTGGCGGCCTTCCCCCGCAATGACCAGCCAGTGGTGTTATTGCTGGGCAACGAAGGCCAGGGATTGGCCGCCGGAATCGAATCGCTGGCCACCGACCGGGTCACGATCCCCATGCATCAGGACACCGACAGCTTGAACGTGGGCGTCGCGGCTGGCATCGTGCTGTATCAACTAAGCCGCTGAGCTGACGAGCCGGGGCCGGGCGGAATCGGCCAAGTTCAACTAGAATGGCGGCCGGTCCCACCACCATTCCCCACCCCAGCAGAGTTTTCGATGCAGCGTTCACGGCATTTCGGTTTGGCGTTTTATCTATCCGGATTCCTCTTCGCGGCCGTCGTCGGCGATGCGGCGGGGGCCGAAGAGGTTAATATTCAGCGATTCGAAGCCACCACCGTTTGCGGTGAACTGGTCCAACCCATGGAACTGGCCATTGCACCGGATGGAAATATATTCCTGATCGAATTGGGCGGGACGATCAAGCTGATCGATCCGGCCACCGGCGTTGCGGAAGTCGTGGGCAAGCTGGAGGTCACCACCGCTCAGGAAAACGGTCTGATCGGATTGGCGTTGGACCCTGATTTTGCGGAAAACCAGTGGCTGTATCTGCAGTACTCGCCGCCCGACTTTTCCGGTCAATACGTCAGCCGCTTCACGTTCCGCGACGGACAGGTGGATTCAGCCAGCGAACGGCGTTTGTTTTCCTATCAAGAGCAGCGGCGCGAGTGCTGCCACCACGCCGGGTCGTTGGAGTTTGGTCCCGATGGCAACCTCTACATCGGTACCGGCGACAATACCAACCCTTTCAAAGACTCGCGCGGCTACGCCCCAATCGACGAACGGCCGAATCGCGAACCCTGGGATGCTCAACGTTCTTCCGCGAACACCAAAAGTTACAACGGCAAAGTGCTGCGGATTCACCCGGAAGCCGACGGCACCTACACCATTCCCGATGGAAACCTGTTTCCCAAAGACGGCTCGGTGGGGCATCCGGAAATCTATGTGATGGGCTGCCGTAATCCATGGCGGATCAACGTCGACCAAAGGACGGGTTACCTGTACTGGGGCGATGTGGGGCCGGATGCGGGAGCGGACCACGAGCGCGGCCCGCGCGGTTATGACGAAGTCAATCAGGCTCGCACCGCGGGGAACTTTGGCTGGCCGTATTTTATTGGCAACAACTTCGCCTATTCGATGGTTGACTTTGCCACCGGAAAAATTGGCCCGCGACAAGATCCCGTTCATCCGGTTAACCGGTCGGTCAACAATACCGGCGCCGAACAACTGCCCCCGGCTCAACCGGCCATGATCTATTACCCGGCCGCCGCTTCGCCGGAGTTTCCTGAAATGGGCACCGGAGGCCGCACGGCATGCGCCGGACCCGTGTATTACTACGATGCCGACACGCTCGGCGAAAACGGCTTTCCCGCCGCTTACGATCGCACTCTGTTCGCCTACGAATGGTCGCGGAGCACGATTACGGCGGTGCACCTGGATGCGGATTCCAACGTCCAGCGGCTGGAGCCCTTTTTGCCGCATCTGAAATTCACTCGTCCCATCGACCTGCAGTTCGACGCGGGCGGCTCTTTGTACGTCATCGTTTACGGGGAAACCTGGGGCGTCAATCCGGATGCTCGGCTGGTCCGCATCGACTACGTTCGCGGTAATCGAACGCCGCAAGCGGTGGCGAAGATCACTAACAACGTGGGCCGCGAACCGCTGACGGTGCAGTTGTCCGCGGCCGATTCGAGCGACAAAGACGGCGACGAATTGACTTACCGCTGGACGGCCGTCCGCAACGCGGAAGGCCAGACGCAATCGCGCGACTTGGCTACTACGGTGGATGCCACGGCGGTGTTCGAACAACCCGGGGTATACACGGTTAAGTTACAGGTGACCGATCCGTCCGGGGCGTCGCATTCGACTTCGATGCCCGTGATCGTCGGCAACGCTCGGCCCCAGGTGGCTTTTTTGAAACCGCAGGACGGCGACTTCTATTCCTCCGATGCACCGGTGCGTTACAGCTTGGTGGTTCGTGACAGCGAAGACGGTACCAGCGATTTTGAGCAAGCCGAAGAAGATGGCTGGCATCCGATCGAAGCCACCGCGCCCAGCCGGTTGTTTACGCAAGCCATCCCGGTAGTCGACGCAGTAGCGGCCGCGGAGGACGAAGATCCCGGATTGGCGTTGATCCGCAAAAGTGACTGCTTTAATTGTCACGCCGTTCACCGCGCCTTGGTCGGGCCCTCGTTCGAAGCCATCGCCACGAAGTATCGCGACCAACCGCACCAGTTGGAACAGTCGGTCAAACGCGTGATGGAAGGTTCCACCGGCGTGTGGGGCAAGGTCGGCATGCTGCCGCACCAACAACACTCCGTTGCCGAGGTTCAAAAAATGGTGCAGTACGTGTTTGCGGTGGAACCCGGAGCGGGACATCCTACGGCGCAGGGATTTAATAACAAGCTGGCGGTTTCCGCCGACGTCGACACGGTTCGTTTGGAAGCCACCTACACCGACCTAGGCCGCGGTGAGATTCCCAAACTATCCGGTGTGGCAACGGTGACGCTGCGGCGACGGACGTTGCAAGCCGAAGCGGCCGACGCCTTCCAAGGCACGCGACCGCTGAGCTCGGCGGCCGCTGAGGGCAAGAAGTTCATGGGAGCGATCGAGCACAGCGGGTTTTTGAAATTCGAAAACATGCCGCTCGATCAGATCACCGGCATCTCGGTCCGCGTCGCCAGTGCCGGAGCCGGTGGCGATATCGAAATCCGCCGCGGAGCGCTCGATGGCCCTGTACTGGGGCGGACGACCGTGGAAGTCAACGGTCAATGGGAAGTGTTCCATGACCAGCCGATCGAATTCACTCCGGCCCAAGGCCGCGATACGTTGTTCGTGGTGTTTAAGAACGAACAACGCCGCGGCGGGTTGATGAACATCGATTCGATTCGGTTCGAATAAATCGCCCGGCCCTTCACTCTCCCTCAGGGAGAGTCGAGCGTCAGCGAGGAGAGGGCTTTTTGCGTCCCGACCATTCCAACATCTGGGTGGCCAGATCGTAGGGGTAGGACACGGTGACGTCGGTGATGGTGCCCTCCGCATCTCGCACGGCCGTCAGCTTGGGCTGCACGAAACCGGTGTAGGCCGGTTGGTCCAGGTTGGCATAGCGGCGAAGGACTTCGTCGCGGAGTTCGACGTTGATGTTGACCGCGTGATCTTCCATCAGCCGTTTGGCAGCCGCTCGGTCGCCTTCGGACTTGATTCGTTGAACTTCGCGTAACAGTTTGCCCACGCCGTCGTGCCAGGCATCCACGTCGGCGACGCGAAAGTAGGTCTTGCCGTCGCGTTCGACCACGCGGATGGCGTTGGTGTTGGCGGCCAGCCAGCTGACGATCATCTGCCGGTTCCGCATATGATCTTCTTCCAGCGTGACGCCGGTTTTGACGCGTCGCAGCTGTGTCATCACGTTCCGCGTGTAAGCCTCGTAGGCGGCTAACTGCAGTTCACGCAGGTCGTCTTCGTTGTCGACCAAATCCAACTCGACCAGCTTCTCGCTGCCGATAAAGTACAACGCTACCAAGTCGGCGCGGCCCTCTTCCAGAGCGCTGTAGTATTCGGCGATCGCCAGCGATGGATCGACGCCATCGTTGACCTGCCCCGAAGCGTGGCCGATGACTTCGTGCATGTTGACTTCCAAGGCCAACGCCGCCGACTTCCATTTTTCGGCTCGTTTGTATTCGGCTTCGTCGAAACAGAATTCCGCCCGAGCCGAGGGCGTGCTGGATTTTTCGTACGATTCCATGACATTGCTGAGCGAGACGGATTTGCTGCCGTAACGTTGCCGCACCGTGGCGTCGTTGGGCAGGTTGATCCCGATCGGCGTGACCGGGCCGGCGTCTCCGCTTTCCATCACCACCTGAATCGCTTTGGCCGAAATGCCCTTGACTTCGGTTTTGCGAAACGCCGGATCGTAGGGCATGCGATCTTCGAACCACTGGGCGTGCGTGGCGAATTTCTTGATCATGTCCATCTTGATCGGGTCGTTGAAATACACGGCCGCTTCCCAGGAACCCTTTTGGCCGCGAGCGTCCATGTAGACTTCGATAAAGCCATTGATGGTGTCGATCGGACTGTCTTTGTCGGCCACCCAAGCGATGTTGTATTCGCGAAAGTCGATCGCTTCGCCGGTGCGGTAATAGTGGATCAGGACGCCCAGGGCACGAGCCATTTTGGGGGTAGCGTAGGGGATCGCCGCTTCCAGGTGTTGGATGATTTCGGCGATCGGTTCGGCATACATGCCCGGCGGAATCTCGTTATCAAAACCGGCTCGGTAGACTTTTTCTTCCAGCGTCCCGTCATCGTTTTTCACCAGTTGTGAATTCAGCGGATACTTTTCCGTAAAGCCCTCCAGGTCCTCCGTGGTAACGCCTTGATACAGGTTGTTGGCGCTGGCGGTCAGGATGTCGCGTCCATCCTCGGGTGATTTCAGCGTGACGTGGGTTTCGAATTCGGGATCGAACAACACCGGATCCAGCTCGTCCAGCAAGGCTCGCAGCTCGTCGCCGCTGGCCGGCATCGTGGCCCCGTTGGCCAGCGCCCGCCGGACGGCTTGACGCAAGGCTTTCGAATCGCAGTCCAACAGATTCTTTTGTGCGGTCAAAGCGCTGTGGGGGCCATTGTTGACCCAGAACAATTTCAAATAGTCCTCGATCGCGGACAGGGTCTTGGAATCGACGCCTTCGGAATGCGTGAGGATCTCTTCCAATACATCGCGCAGCTGCAAGGAGTAGCGGTAGCGTTGGTCGATGTAGATATCGCGACCGGCGATGGCGGCTTGGGAGAGATGGTAAATCAAGATTTTTTGGTCGAGCGGCAATTGCTCGAAGCCATCGACATGCAATTGCACGATCGCCACATCGCCGACGCGTTCCAGCAGATACTTGCGGGAATCGGTTGTCCCCTCTTCCGCCGTCGCGGCTGCCACCGACAGCATGGTCAGCAAGCAACCCCAACCCAACATGAACAAAGCACGCATTTCTGGAAATCCTCCAAGGTGATTTTGGTAGTAAACAGGTGCAGTGTACCAAAGCGTGCTGGTCGGACCCCTGGGGGGAGTAGGGGAGTAGGGGAGTAGGGGAGTAGGGGAGTAGGGGAGTAGGGGAGTAGGGGAGTAGGGGAGTTAGGGGAGTTAGGGGAGGGGCGGTGCTTGCAGACAGAGCAGCTATTTTCTTACCTCCATATTCCTACCTTCCCGGCGGCGCGGTGTCTGTCCCCGGCGCAGGGGCCACCGATGGATATTGATCAGCAGCTGGCTTGAGGGCGAGCAGACACAGCATCACCAAGGCCAGCGTCAGGGCTACGCCATTGACGCTGGTCAACAGGTGCGTGCCGGTTTCGCCGATCGGCAGACGCGACAGTACCATCCGCGTGGAGAAGTAGTTGAAGGCCGGTGTCGCCAACAACAAACCCAGCAGGCAGCGTTGCCAGGACGGTAAGCTCTGCCACGCGTCCAGGCGAGCGACCGCGATGCCGGTGACCGCAGCGACTACGATCAACGCATCGTAAGACTGGTGGTACAGGCTGACCAACATCGCCGTCGCGATGATCGCTCCGGTCAGGCCCGCCACCCCGTCGTCGACGCCACGCCGCTGCCGTAGCCACAGCACCGCGCCCGGTGGCAGCAACAGCCCCAGCATGACCAACAGGTGCGTCGCTTCGGCGGGATCCTGACGAGTCCATTTAGCGACCACGGCCAGCAGATCGATTCGCGTCCAAGAGTGCACGGGCGACTCGTCGAGCTGGCCGCGATGGATGTCTTGCGTTTCCGTGATTTGCTGCCGCAACTGCTGCATTCCCGCCGCGATGTCGCCGTCGCCCTGATGGTGAGCCAACCAGCCAAAGCCGACGCCGGCGAATAAAATCGATAGCGCCGCGCCATACACCAGGGCGCGGTAGTTGCCTCTCGCCAACAGCAGCAGCCCCAGCGGCAGGATGTAGGTGGGCTTGGCCGACGCCAACAGCAGCCCCACGGCCGCTAACCAGGGCCGTCGCTGGCCAAAATGAATCGCTGCCAGGGTTCCCGCTACCAACAGCAATGTGAAGTAGCCGTCGAATAGCGTGATGTGTCCGCCGCGTGACAACACGATGCCCGCGGCAACAGCGGCCGTCGTCGAACGCTGCCATCCGGCTGGTAGCTTGGCGGATCGGCTGCACAACGCCGCAATCCACCACACGACAATTAAAGAAAACGCAAAGTACAAAACTTCGCCAACATGCAGTGGCAGCAGCGCCCAGGGGATGTGCAAGACGAAAATCGCCGGTGAGAAAAATGGCACGCTGCGAGCAACCGGGTACTCGGCGGCGTACGTCTGACCGTACGGACTTACGCCGCGCAGCCAAGCGGATGTGGGGAAGTAAATCCCGTTGTGAAAATCACAGTAGCCCTGCTTGGACGGATCAAATGGCCCGGGCGTCTGATACTGCTTGACCACTCGCACGGTCGTGGCCGCGGTGCCCAGACAGAACAGGCCGATCAAAATCCACGGCAACCGATGCGCCCAGCGGTTGGGCCGGGCTGCATCGCTGCCTTGGGACGAGCGCTCGGCGGTGGACGGGTTGGGAGACGAACCTTGCATCCACCCATTTTAGAGACCGGGTTGGTCCATCACGGTTGTGCCGAAAAAAAGCGGGCGGACGGCCGGCAAACTCGATTCGGTCGGCGCGATTTTGACGATTCTGCACGTAGCGTTCGCGAGTTCTTTACGACTGCTTCACGCCCACTTGGTCTGCTACGGCGAGCCTGGTCGACTCCCCCCGCACAGGCTCGCCGTCCGCTATAGTGTGGGGACGTCACAAGCGACAAACTAATCAACCTAATCGTACCCACATCGAGGAGTTCGAGGATGAACCAACCCCTGCAATCCTTAACCGCAACGGGAACCAAGCTATATCTCGATTCGGTGGCTCCCGAGGAAGTCGACAAGAACCTGGACTGGGGCGCCGTCGGTGCGACTTCCAACCCGGCGATCATTTCCGGGATCGTCAAAGCCGGCGGACGCGATCGCGAAATCGAAGCCCTGATCGATGCCGGCCACGATGACGAAGCCATCGCTTGGCAGCTGACCGACCAGCTGGTCCGGCAGGCTCAGGAAAAGTTCATGCCGATCTGGGAGTCTTCCCAGGGCAACACCGGCTGGGTCAGCTTCGAACTCGATCCGTTGCTGGAAGATCCGGCCGAATCGCTGACCGATGAACAACGCACCGAACGTTATATCGAGCTGGGGAAACAGTGGAGCGAAGGGCATCAGAACCGGATGATCAAAGTGCCCGCCAGCCCGGCGGGTTTGGCGGCCTTGGAAGAACTGGCCGCCGCGGGGCTGACTCTGAACGTGACTTTGATCTTTACGCTCGAGCAGTACCGGGCGGCTCGCGAAGCGATCTGGAAGGGAGCTCAGCGGCGAGCCAGCTTGACCGACTTCAAAAGCGTCTACAGCATCTTTATCTCGCGAATCGACGTCTACACTGCGGATAAAATCCCGGACCTGTCAGCCGAGGCCCAGGGCGAGGTCGGGATCTTAAATGCCAAACGGGCATGGGCCGAAAACCAAGCGTTTTGGAAAGACCAGCCGACCGAGCTGGAGCAGGAATTG from Roseimaritima ulvae includes these protein-coding regions:
- a CDS encoding TrmH family RNA methyltransferase, whose amino-acid sequence is MQPDLPMQWIEDLSDPRLDVFRKLRAAATRPAGEFFVAEGRNVVERLLASDFEVVSLLCSVACEDWLAEQPLAAETELLRVNNQQIRELVGFDFHRGVLACARRRPRDAAQRLPTLASRQIMLALCEVTDAENVGSIVRTATALGVTDILLSKGCADPFSRRALRVSMGTVLQQKFWNSPDMAASLSTLRDTQACRIVATTLGQDAVELAAFPRNDQPVVLLLGNEGQGLAAGIESLATDRVTIPMHQDTDSLNVGVAAGIVLYQLSR
- a CDS encoding ATP-binding cassette domain-containing protein codes for the protein MTEIVPATQFDTQSGRRAAIEVRGVEHFFGNGDARKQVLFNNNLIVRPGEIVIMTGQSGSGKTTLLTLIGTLRRVQTGELFVLGQGVHQSSVAQINQLRRRLGFIFQAHNLFSSLTALQNVRMALELQPQRRSRSEENRRCQEMLEAVGLGERVHYKPRGLSGGQKQRVAVARGLVHQPEILLADEPTAALDEESGRKVVTLFQQQARERGTAIVIVTHDNRILDVADRIVKMDFGTIARDTRVSEASNIGEMLSRCSIFDGVTIRTMTQLADRMKAQPYKAGSRIIRQGDPGDTFYLIRDGEMEVRRDPGNRLVATIGPGDFFGETALLTGEPRNAHVDAKTDGVVYTLDAQSFREAMGERASLDQEVRSTLFAN
- a CDS encoding PQQ-dependent sugar dehydrogenase; protein product: MQRSRHFGLAFYLSGFLFAAVVGDAAGAEEVNIQRFEATTVCGELVQPMELAIAPDGNIFLIELGGTIKLIDPATGVAEVVGKLEVTTAQENGLIGLALDPDFAENQWLYLQYSPPDFSGQYVSRFTFRDGQVDSASERRLFSYQEQRRECCHHAGSLEFGPDGNLYIGTGDNTNPFKDSRGYAPIDERPNREPWDAQRSSANTKSYNGKVLRIHPEADGTYTIPDGNLFPKDGSVGHPEIYVMGCRNPWRINVDQRTGYLYWGDVGPDAGADHERGPRGYDEVNQARTAGNFGWPYFIGNNFAYSMVDFATGKIGPRQDPVHPVNRSVNNTGAEQLPPAQPAMIYYPAAASPEFPEMGTGGRTACAGPVYYYDADTLGENGFPAAYDRTLFAYEWSRSTITAVHLDADSNVQRLEPFLPHLKFTRPIDLQFDAGGSLYVIVYGETWGVNPDARLVRIDYVRGNRTPQAVAKITNNVGREPLTVQLSAADSSDKDGDELTYRWTAVRNAEGQTQSRDLATTVDATAVFEQPGVYTVKLQVTDPSGASHSTSMPVIVGNARPQVAFLKPQDGDFYSSDAPVRYSLVVRDSEDGTSDFEQAEEDGWHPIEATAPSRLFTQAIPVVDAVAAAEDEDPGLALIRKSDCFNCHAVHRALVGPSFEAIATKYRDQPHQLEQSVKRVMEGSTGVWGKVGMLPHQQHSVAEVQKMVQYVFAVEPGAGHPTAQGFNNKLAVSADVDTVRLEATYTDLGRGEIPKLSGVATVTLRRRTLQAEAADAFQGTRPLSSAAAEGKKFMGAIEHSGFLKFENMPLDQITGISVRVASAGAGGDIEIRRGALDGPVLGRTTVEVNGQWEVFHDQPIEFTPAQGRDTLFVVFKNEQRRGGLMNIDSIRFE
- a CDS encoding HlyD family efflux transporter periplasmic adaptor subunit, whose translation is MPAFKTSTTFRRLFTVPGCVMGALAIASAGCQPDAAPVDRFEDVTAVPALVALGASGDEAILAQGQLEPSNGVISVLAPPGDRLESLEVSAGQKVQAGDTLGRLVSQAAREGELAVAVAQRKEAQATADAEQAVAQAKLEVARTQLEQARLQVQQAKEKFELAQASGGTLDLLDQQVALAESKLAQMRTASNDPAAGRLITSSTLDQQQLAVDQARSDLAAARAEARAASQAGDLAVKAAEQELRAAEVAIESGKAAMPVESLDEQIKLLQLQVDASKLLSPIDGTVVAVHMHPGQPTTGQPILQIADLSDMICRVEVNVSQLSKVKTGARASITSAAIDGSLQGTVRSISRLIGSPQLPSPNPMARVDYRSGEVVIQIEPDDAPRAADLIHLQVDVAIALED
- a CDS encoding dipeptidyl-peptidase 3 family protein, whose amino-acid sequence is MRALFMLGWGCLLTMLSVAAATAEEGTTDSRKYLLERVGDVAIVQLHVDGFEQLPLDQKILIYHLSQAAIAGRDIYIDQRYRYSLQLRDVLEEILTHSEGVDSKTLSAIEDYLKLFWVNNGPHSALTAQKNLLDCDSKALRQAVRRALANGATMPASGDELRALLDELDPVLFDPEFETHVTLKSPEDGRDILTASANNLYQGVTTEDLEGFTEKYPLNSQLVKNDDGTLEEKVYRAGFDNEIPPGMYAEPIAEIIQHLEAAIPYATPKMARALGVLIHYYRTGEAIDFREYNIAWVADKDSPIDTINGFIEVYMDARGQKGSWEAAVYFNDPIKMDMIKKFATHAQWFEDRMPYDPAFRKTEVKGISAKAIQVVMESGDAGPVTPIGINLPNDATVRQRYGSKSVSLSNVMESYEKSSTPSARAEFCFDEAEYKRAEKWKSAALALEVNMHEVIGHASGQVNDGVDPSLAIAEYYSALEEGRADLVALYFIGSEKLVELDLVDNEDDLRELQLAAYEAYTRNVMTQLRRVKTGVTLEEDHMRNRQMIVSWLAANTNAIRVVERDGKTYFRVADVDAWHDGVGKLLREVQRIKSEGDRAAAKRLMEDHAVNINVELRDEVLRRYANLDQPAYTGFVQPKLTAVRDAEGTITDVTVSYPYDLATQMLEWSGRKKPSPR
- a CDS encoding glycosyltransferase family 87 protein, encoding MQGSSPNPSTAERSSQGSDAARPNRWAHRLPWILIGLFCLGTAATTVRVVKQYQTPGPFDPSKQGYCDFHNGIYFPTSAWLRGVSPYGQTYAAEYPVARSVPFFSPAIFVLHIPWALLPLHVGEVLYFAFSLIVVWWIAALCSRSAKLPAGWQRSTTAAVAAGIVLSRGGHITLFDGYFTLLLVAGTLAAIHFGQRRPWLAAVGLLLASAKPTYILPLGLLLLARGNYRALVYGAALSILFAGVGFGWLAHHQGDGDIAAGMQQLRQQITETQDIHRGQLDESPVHSWTRIDLLAVVAKWTRQDPAEATHLLVMLGLLLPPGAVLWLRQRRGVDDGVAGLTGAIIATAMLVSLYHQSYDALIVVAAVTGIAVARLDAWQSLPSWQRCLLGLLLATPAFNYFSTRMVLSRLPIGETGTHLLTSVNGVALTLALVMLCLLALKPAADQYPSVAPAPGTDTAPPGR
- a CDS encoding FtsX-like permease family protein, which translates into the protein MNRTPLAWKNLTHQPARTIVSIGGIAFAILLMFMQLGFLGAVGDTANNVYERLPCDLVVRSPQYLHAYDPRSIPRDIEHRLAVLPEVAAVQVLDLSVTSWQNPNDHEFRVVAVMGVDIHDSPLQLPEVTRQLPLLMHPDHVLIDRTSRADLGPVDGRTFSSADVGRTTAALGKRVRIAGTFEMGTGLAANGQIVTSREGFLRIAPRADPDRVSMLLVRNRPGVPLEQTRQSVEAALAQMGGEASESEVLSVEQAMQRERRRWYTETPIGIIFAMGVALAVIVGGVICYMVLAADVLAHLPEYATLKAIGYSNRFLGKVLLSQAAMLALIALPPALLVALGLYAVTSQFAGVPIRMTGERVVLVAVLSILMCSAAGLIALRKLSKAEPANLF